Proteins found in one Cobetia sp. L2A1 genomic segment:
- a CDS encoding diguanylate cyclase domain-containing protein gives MQESLPLPSSGLAHIVNEHLIPEHLHALLALSLSPDTSLSQQLHDHLVTGCGLLGMKTGILGHAEANNYEITAAINPSPGREAGSECPLGATYCGAVVKHAACIAYPHISLMEGMTSHPAYQTMAFESYLAAPVWSEGRLTGTICFGDPSPRTHDFTPSECALVATLGVAVGQLMDRENEHQRLTTELKHVRATNQEMELLFSRCQLPMAMMDFHGHWTRLNSALSQLLGIEASELRRGSLEDISHPTDMIACRNALNAMREGELTHFHQRHRYRGRQGLMVEVMLNLDLVDGHSGIILSQHQDISEQLAHEESLVRLRHKLACLTKTHPTTSAPLDNLIPMPLLEQQLDNEIARSARHGQALSLLMLNVDAFIDFNRLFGRPAGDRALRQVASILRNATRKSDVVSQREDGTLIALLTSTDSSGAIILAERVRHAVNALDGLGKPITCSLGLTCYHPAPDTLSLANKVDLMERAQHALKKAKRQGRDRVRFLDLDPAHLPESALVPGRLSTPRDNI, from the coding sequence CACTATCACCTGACACCTCCCTGTCTCAGCAACTCCATGATCACCTGGTCACCGGGTGTGGTCTACTCGGTATGAAAACAGGGATCCTTGGTCATGCCGAAGCCAACAATTACGAGATCACGGCAGCGATCAACCCGTCACCAGGCAGAGAAGCAGGCTCAGAATGTCCGTTAGGGGCCACTTACTGCGGTGCAGTAGTGAAACACGCCGCCTGCATAGCCTATCCGCACATCAGTCTGATGGAGGGCATGACATCACACCCCGCCTATCAAACCATGGCGTTCGAAAGCTATCTGGCAGCTCCTGTGTGGTCGGAGGGACGACTCACTGGCACTATCTGCTTTGGTGATCCCTCACCGAGAACACACGACTTCACGCCAAGTGAATGCGCGCTGGTGGCCACACTGGGTGTGGCAGTAGGACAGCTGATGGATCGAGAAAATGAGCATCAACGCCTCACCACAGAGCTAAAGCACGTACGCGCAACGAATCAGGAAATGGAGCTACTGTTCTCCCGCTGCCAGCTACCGATGGCAATGATGGACTTTCATGGTCACTGGACACGTCTCAATTCGGCGTTGTCACAACTACTGGGAATAGAAGCCAGCGAGCTGCGGCGTGGATCTCTTGAGGATATTTCACACCCGACAGACATGATCGCCTGTCGCAATGCATTGAACGCCATGCGTGAAGGTGAGCTGACCCACTTCCATCAACGCCATCGTTATAGGGGCCGTCAGGGACTCATGGTCGAGGTGATGCTGAATCTCGATCTGGTCGATGGCCATTCCGGGATCATCCTCAGCCAGCATCAGGATATCAGCGAGCAACTGGCTCATGAAGAGAGCCTCGTCAGGCTGCGTCATAAGCTGGCGTGTCTGACTAAAACACACCCGACTACCAGCGCACCGTTGGATAACCTCATTCCAATGCCACTGCTAGAGCAGCAACTCGACAATGAGATTGCCCGCAGCGCTCGACATGGCCAGGCGCTCTCACTGCTGATGCTCAATGTGGATGCTTTCATTGACTTCAATCGTCTGTTTGGACGACCAGCGGGGGATCGTGCTCTACGTCAGGTTGCGTCCATCCTGCGTAACGCTACTCGCAAGAGCGATGTCGTCAGCCAGCGCGAGGACGGCACACTCATCGCCTTGCTGACCAGCACTGACTCCAGTGGAGCCATCATTCTGGCAGAACGCGTTCGCCATGCAGTCAATGCTCTGGATGGATTGGGCAAGCCCATCACCTGCAGCCTCGGTCTAACCTGCTATCACCCTGCACCCGATACGCTGTCGCTGGCCAACAAGGTCGATCTGATGGAACGGGCCCAACATGCTCTCAAGAAAGCCAAACGACAGGGCCGCGATCGTGTACGCTTTCTTGACCTTGATCCCGCCCACCTTCCTGAATCTGCACTGGTGCCAGGCAGGCTTTCAACTCCGCGTGACAATATCTGA
- the ilvD gene encoding dihydroxy-acid dehydratase — protein MPEYRSRTTTAGRNMAGARALWRATGMKDDDFQKPIIAVANSFTQFVPGHVHLKDMGQLVAREIEKAGGVAKEFNTIAVDDGIAMGHDGMLYSLPSRDLIADSVEYMVNAHCADALVCISNCDKITPGMLMAAMRLNVPVIFVSGGPMEAGKTKLLDHGLDLVDAMVIAADDSVDDETVAEIERSACPTCGSCSGMFTANSMNCLMEALGLALPGNGTVLATHSDRRRLFENAGHRIVELARRYYEGNEAHLLPRAIGSRAAFTNAMTLDIAMGGSTNTILHLLAAAQEAEIDFTLSDIDQLSHKVPQMCKVAPNTQKYHIEDVHRAGGIMGILGELDRAGVIDTSVPTVYGDSLSAALEEWDIMRSPTDAVIEFYRAGPGGIPTQTAFSQSARWPSLDGDRANGCIRDYAHCFSTEGGLAVLYGNIALDGCVVKTAGVDDSILVFEGSAYVCESQDQAVADVLADKVKAGDVVIIRYEGPKGGPGMQEMLYPTSYLKSKGLGKACALLTDGRFSGGTSGLSIGHASPEAAAGGAIALVEHGDTILIDIPNRTINVQLSDSELHARREAMDARGKDAWKPAAKRNRRVSAALKAYALLATSADKGAVRDLSKLD, from the coding sequence ATGCCAGAGTATCGCTCTCGTACTACCACCGCGGGTCGTAACATGGCCGGCGCTCGCGCCCTGTGGCGCGCCACCGGCATGAAGGATGACGACTTTCAGAAGCCGATCATCGCGGTGGCCAACTCCTTCACGCAGTTCGTACCCGGCCATGTCCATCTCAAGGACATGGGCCAGCTGGTCGCACGTGAAATCGAGAAAGCCGGCGGTGTCGCCAAGGAATTCAACACCATCGCAGTCGATGACGGTATCGCGATGGGTCACGATGGCATGCTGTATTCATTGCCATCGCGTGACCTGATCGCTGACAGCGTCGAGTACATGGTGAATGCTCACTGTGCTGATGCACTGGTGTGCATCTCCAACTGCGACAAGATCACCCCTGGGATGTTGATGGCTGCCATGCGCCTCAACGTACCGGTCATCTTCGTCTCCGGTGGCCCGATGGAAGCCGGCAAGACCAAGCTACTGGATCACGGTCTTGATCTGGTGGATGCCATGGTCATCGCGGCCGACGACAGCGTCGATGATGAAACGGTCGCCGAGATTGAGCGCAGCGCCTGCCCGACCTGTGGTAGCTGTTCGGGCATGTTCACTGCCAACTCCATGAACTGTCTGATGGAAGCACTGGGTCTGGCATTGCCGGGTAACGGTACTGTGCTTGCGACCCACTCTGACCGTCGTCGCCTGTTCGAGAATGCAGGCCACCGTATCGTTGAGCTGGCACGTCGCTATTACGAAGGTAATGAAGCGCATCTGTTGCCGCGCGCGATTGGTTCGCGGGCCGCATTCACCAACGCGATGACGCTGGATATCGCGATGGGTGGCTCCACCAACACCATTCTGCACCTGCTGGCAGCAGCGCAGGAGGCAGAGATTGACTTCACGCTGTCTGATATCGATCAGCTGTCCCACAAAGTGCCACAGATGTGCAAGGTCGCGCCCAATACGCAGAAGTACCACATTGAGGACGTTCATCGTGCCGGCGGCATCATGGGCATTCTCGGTGAGCTGGATCGTGCCGGTGTCATTGATACCTCGGTACCGACGGTCTATGGCGATTCACTCTCTGCCGCACTCGAAGAGTGGGACATCATGCGCTCGCCTACCGATGCGGTGATCGAATTCTATCGGGCAGGTCCTGGTGGTATTCCGACCCAGACGGCCTTCTCCCAGAGTGCGCGTTGGCCGAGTCTGGATGGTGATCGTGCGAATGGTTGTATCCGTGACTATGCACACTGCTTCTCCACCGAAGGCGGCTTGGCTGTGCTTTACGGCAACATCGCACTGGATGGCTGTGTGGTGAAGACGGCGGGTGTCGATGACTCCATTCTGGTTTTCGAGGGTAGCGCCTATGTGTGCGAGTCTCAGGACCAGGCCGTTGCCGATGTGCTGGCGGACAAGGTCAAGGCGGGCGATGTGGTCATCATTCGTTACGAAGGACCGAAGGGCGGACCGGGCATGCAGGAAATGCTCTATCCGACGTCCTATCTCAAATCCAAGGGATTGGGCAAGGCGTGCGCACTGCTGACCGATGGTCGTTTCTCCGGCGGCACTTCGGGCCTTTCCATCGGCCACGCTTCCCCGGAAGCTGCAGCGGGCGGCGCGATCGCTCTGGTCGAGCATGGCGATACCATCCTGATCGATATCCCGAACCGCACCATCAACGTTCAGCTGAGCGATAGCGAGCTGCATGCGCGTCGTGAAGCGATGGATGCACGTGGCAAGGATGCGTGGAAGCCGGCGGCCAAGCGAAACCGTCGTGTCTCTGCTGCATTGAAGGCCTATGCATTGCTGGCGACCTCTGCTGATAAAGGCGCAGTGCGCGATTTGAGCAAGTTGGACTGA
- a CDS encoding YegP family protein has product MAGKFVITRGKDNKFYFALKAGNGEQILQSQGYADKRGCLNGVESVRKNAIEEKRFTKEIAKDGRFYFTLLAANSQQIGRSQMYKSESGRDNGIASVSRNAAEAAVLEQLDPV; this is encoded by the coding sequence ATGGCCGGAAAATTTGTCATCACGCGTGGCAAGGACAACAAGTTCTACTTTGCCCTCAAGGCCGGTAATGGCGAGCAGATTCTCCAGAGCCAGGGTTATGCCGACAAGCGTGGCTGCCTGAACGGAGTGGAATCCGTGCGCAAGAATGCCATTGAAGAGAAGCGTTTCACCAAGGAAATCGCCAAGGATGGGCGCTTTTATTTCACGCTATTGGCAGCGAACAGTCAGCAGATTGGCCGTAGCCAGATGTACAAATCTGAATCAGGACGCGATAACGGTATCGCCAGTGTCAGCCGCAATGCCGCCGAAGCCGCGGTACTGGAACAACTCGATCCTGTCTAA
- the lon gene encoding endopeptidase La — protein sequence MSRHEKTSDHDDILSGFEDDTQTEEHDQPTTGGLVPSGDQLPERLYLLPIHNRPFFPAQVQPLVINKQRWAETMQLVGNTPHHAVGLVFVGDVEVDELEVDSFPEIGSAVRVHKPEDGEEQVQFIAQGLRRFRIKRWLSRKPPYLVEVTYPRELVDTESDETRAYAMAMINGIKELLPINPLYGEELKQYLNRFSPHEPGPLTDFAAAITSAKGAELQEVLESLPVMERMQKVLPLLRKEIEVAQLQTEISQQVNAQMEKHQREFFLREQLKVIQRELGISKDDRENDVDTFRGRLEALKVPERVQSRIDDELDKLSVLETGSPEYGTTRNYLDWLTSLPWGITSTDQLNLAHARTVLNRDHDGLEDVKSRIVEFLAEGTFKGDVGGSILLLVGPPGVGKTSIGRSIAQALGREFYRFSVGGMRDESEIKGHRRTYVGAMPGKLVQALKEVKVENPVIMLDEIDKLGQSFQGDPASALLEVLDSEQNVDFLDHYLDVRLDLSKVLFVCTANTLDSIPGPLLDRMEQIRLSGYIAEEKVAIAKHHLWPKLLTRDNIPKKRINLSDAALRQVIEGYAREAGVRQLEKQLHRIVRKAAVKLLEEGLDTVKVSVKNLEEFLGAPIFRREKVMAGEGVVTGLAWTSMGGATLPIEATRVHGLARGLKLTGKLGEVMQESANIAYSYTLANLAAYDAEPNFFNESFIHLHVPEGATPKDGPSAGVTMTTALMSLAKHQAPRKGLAMTGELTLTGQVLPVGGIREKVIAARRSDIFELILPQANQRDYDELPDYLKEGMIVHFAARYADVARIAFEPRAGTGKHH from the coding sequence ATGTCACGTCACGAAAAGACTTCCGATCACGACGATATTCTCTCTGGCTTCGAGGATGACACCCAGACCGAGGAGCATGACCAGCCGACGACTGGTGGCCTGGTGCCCAGTGGTGATCAGCTACCTGAGCGTCTTTATCTGCTGCCTATCCACAATCGTCCCTTCTTTCCTGCCCAGGTGCAGCCGCTGGTGATCAATAAGCAGCGCTGGGCTGAGACCATGCAGCTGGTAGGCAATACGCCGCATCATGCTGTGGGTCTTGTCTTTGTCGGCGATGTTGAGGTCGATGAGCTCGAGGTCGATAGCTTCCCCGAGATTGGCTCGGCCGTGCGTGTGCACAAACCGGAAGACGGGGAAGAGCAGGTGCAGTTCATCGCACAGGGCTTGCGGCGTTTCCGCATCAAGCGCTGGCTGTCACGCAAACCGCCGTATCTGGTGGAAGTGACCTACCCGCGAGAGCTGGTGGATACCGAAAGCGATGAAACACGCGCCTACGCGATGGCCATGATCAATGGCATCAAGGAGCTGCTGCCGATCAATCCGCTCTATGGTGAGGAGCTCAAACAGTATCTCAATCGCTTCAGCCCTCATGAACCGGGTCCACTGACGGATTTCGCTGCTGCCATCACTTCCGCCAAGGGGGCAGAGCTACAGGAGGTGCTGGAGTCTCTACCGGTGATGGAGCGCATGCAGAAGGTGTTACCCCTGCTGCGTAAGGAGATCGAGGTCGCCCAGTTGCAGACCGAAATCTCTCAGCAGGTGAATGCGCAGATGGAGAAGCATCAGCGCGAGTTCTTCCTGCGCGAGCAGCTCAAGGTCATCCAGCGTGAATTGGGTATCTCCAAGGATGATCGCGAGAATGATGTCGATACCTTTCGTGGCCGTCTCGAGGCATTGAAGGTGCCAGAGCGTGTCCAGTCGCGTATCGATGATGAGCTCGACAAGTTGTCGGTGCTGGAAACCGGCTCACCGGAATATGGTACGACGCGTAACTATCTCGATTGGTTGACCTCATTGCCGTGGGGCATCACCTCGACCGATCAGCTGAACTTGGCCCATGCGCGTACGGTGCTCAATCGGGATCATGATGGCCTGGAAGATGTCAAATCGCGGATTGTCGAGTTCCTCGCTGAAGGGACCTTCAAGGGTGACGTTGGCGGTTCAATCCTTTTGTTGGTCGGCCCGCCCGGAGTAGGCAAGACTTCCATCGGTCGTTCTATCGCTCAGGCTTTGGGGCGCGAGTTCTACCGCTTCTCGGTAGGGGGCATGCGTGATGAGTCGGAGATCAAAGGCCACCGTCGCACCTACGTCGGCGCGATGCCTGGCAAGTTGGTACAGGCACTCAAGGAAGTGAAAGTCGAGAACCCGGTGATCATGCTGGATGAGATCGACAAGCTGGGGCAATCCTTCCAGGGTGACCCTGCCTCGGCACTACTTGAGGTGCTTGATTCCGAGCAGAACGTCGACTTCCTGGATCACTATCTGGATGTGCGCCTGGATCTCTCCAAGGTGCTGTTCGTGTGCACTGCCAATACGCTGGATAGCATTCCCGGGCCACTGTTGGACCGCATGGAGCAGATTCGCCTTTCTGGCTACATTGCCGAAGAGAAGGTTGCGATCGCCAAGCATCATCTATGGCCGAAACTGTTGACTCGCGACAACATCCCCAAGAAACGGATCAATCTTTCCGACGCAGCGTTGCGTCAGGTGATCGAAGGTTATGCCCGTGAGGCAGGGGTGCGTCAGCTGGAGAAGCAGTTACACCGGATTGTGCGTAAGGCCGCCGTCAAGTTACTTGAGGAGGGGCTGGATACCGTCAAGGTCTCGGTCAAGAACCTCGAAGAATTCCTTGGAGCACCGATCTTCCGCAGGGAGAAGGTGATGGCGGGCGAAGGGGTGGTCACTGGCCTCGCCTGGACTAGCATGGGCGGCGCCACCTTGCCTATTGAAGCGACGCGGGTGCATGGGTTGGCGCGGGGTCTCAAGCTGACAGGAAAGTTGGGTGAAGTGATGCAGGAGTCGGCAAATATTGCCTATTCTTACACCTTGGCGAATCTGGCGGCATACGACGCTGAGCCTAATTTCTTCAACGAGTCATTCATCCACCTGCATGTCCCGGAAGGTGCCACGCCCAAGGATGGCCCGAGTGCTGGTGTGACCATGACGACTGCCTTGATGTCGCTGGCCAAGCACCAAGCGCCGCGCAAGGGGCTGGCAATGACAGGCGAGCTGACGCTGACCGGACAGGTACTGCCCGTTGGGGGAATACGCGAGAAGGTAATTGCTGCGCGCCGTAGCGATATCTTCGAGTTGATTCTGCCGCAGGCCAATCAGCGGGATTATGACGAGCTACCGGATTATCTAAAGGAAGGCATGATCGTACACTTTGCTGCCCGCTACGCAGATGTTGCCCGAATAGCCTTTGAGCCACGCGCTGGCACTGGGAAACACCACTGA